The Coprothermobacter sp. nucleotide sequence TCCTGGCATCGCGCGGCGAGCTGGACAAGGCGAGGGAGATGCTCGACCGTGGTTTCTATCTCTATCGCGGGGACCCGATGCTGACAGCGTGCTGGGAGAGGCTCGGATTCGGCCGGCTTCCTTCGTACAAGGTGAAGACCTCGGGGACGGCGGCCGTCCGACACAACGTGTACACCGGGCTGCTCACCGAGGTGAGCGACCTCTCGTCGATCGTGGACAGGGTTCATCAGGAGCACCCGACGGGCGTCGTTACGATTGCCAGCAGCGTGATGACCATGTGCGAGGGAACGCTGATGTGGACCCCCACGTTCAAGCCGTCACGCCTGGCGCGTTTCCTCGGCCCCTGCACAGGGCACGGCGGCGGGAAGTTCATTCACTGGTACAGCTATCCGATGGAAGCAGCCTGGAAGGTGCAGGCGTACATCGAACTCGCAGGGACGTTCCGCGTCCTTCTCGGGGCAGGCGCCACGGTACTGGGAAAGCTGCTGCACCGCAAGGGATGGTTCTATGCGGTCGTCGGCCCGGTGGCCAAGGCCGTGGACAGCGATAAGGTCATGCCATACGACGCCTGTCTCGTCCCCGGACCACTGGACGTGAAGACCAGCATCAGGCGCCTCGAGCGCACAGGCGCACGTATCAGCGTGGTGGACGTCAACGATGTCTTCGGCGCGGAGATCGTTGCGTCGACCGAAGGCGTCGACCAGGACTGGCTCAGGCGGTCGCTGGAGGACAACCCGGCGGGCAATGACGATTCTATGACGCCTATCGTCGTGGTGATGCCAGAGTAGCCGGCAGGGAACATACGCAATGAAAAGGGCGAGAGCATCACTGCTCCCGCCTCGTGCATTTCGTATGTCCTGAGGTCAGTTGGCCGCTGGGGTCTCCGGCAACACACCGGCATAGACGACAAGCTGGGTCGCCTCCGTCGTTGTGCCGTCGGACGAGACCGGCGTCACAACCAGGACCACAAGCGACTTGTTGACATATCCCTCGCAGACCGTCGTGTCGCCAAAGCTGGTGTTCTCGACGTCACCTGCAAAACCTTGCCGGCGCAGCCAGGTGTCGATATTCACAGCTTCGTCCGAGGTCGCCGACTTGGCGATCATGACGACGCCCGAAAGAGTCAGCCTCGTTGGGTTGCCCTCGCCCGTGGCGACATACCAGTCGAAGCTGCGCGGCACAGCCATCGAGAACTTGAGGCTGCTGTTTGCCTTCAGGTCGCTCAGGAGCTGCCGGGCGGGTGCGATGTCCACCGTGGGAACATTTGTTCCCCTTTGCTGGCCTCCGTGCCCGATCATGTACCATGCAACGCCGGCCGCGACGATCAGCACGGCCAGCAGAACGACCAGCACCTTGATTGCGATTTTCATACAGCAAAACCCCCAGACTCTTGTCAAATGGATGGTTCATTGTACCACATCCGAGACCGCTTCAACCGTGGAAAAGAGATGATACTCCAATGTCATGGACGTTGCCCGAGGCGTCAAAGTTCCGCAGGCACGTGTTGACGTTTTATCCAGCAGGCCTAGCATGATTGGTACAGGTCTGTCGAAGTCGGAGGTACCTCGCATGCAGATCGAAATGGCGTGGCGCGACGAACGGGTCAACGTGTTCGCTCTGAGCGGCGTGAGCATGGGCATACGCCTCGAGCCGCAGTTGTTCGTCTGCAAGAAACGCCCCATCGGACACCGTGGCCCGTTTGTCCTCGACCCGCGCAAGGGTCGCCCTCGATTTCAGTTGTCGCAGCTCGGCGCCACAGCTCAGGAGCAAGCCAATCAGACCGAGTATGCGCTATCGTATGTGGCCGAAGTGGACAGCTACGTGCATATCCCCGTCAATTATGCAGTGTTCGCGGGATTGTGTGCTGAGGGTTGGTTCTCGCTGTGGAACCCCTCGGCGCCACTGGCCTACTTCGAAGATTTGCAGGAAGGGTACCTCGCACTGATGCGGGTCTCATGCCTTGACGCTGAGGTCCCCGAGCAACTGCTCGAGCACGGCCGGTCCGGTGCCAACTTCATCTACTACCTCGACCCACCCGTCACTGTGCAGAAGCTGCACCCCATCCTCCGTCCCTATATGTATGAGCGCCGCAAGGGCGAACTCATAGCCTTCCTGTCCGAACACAACTGGCTCCTCGGCGAGGAAGGTCCGACCGTAGCAGCTGAACTGGAGACAGAAAGCCTGTTTGACGTGACGGAGTTGCCTGAGAAGACTGCTCGAAGAAGATAGGAGAGGACCGAAATGAAACAGTACGAAGCCGTTATCGAGGCGATGGAGCGCGAGGGTGGATATGCGACACTCGGACGACTCTATCAAGTTGTACCGACCATAGCAGAGTGCGCCTGGGAGACAAAGACACCCTTCGCATCCGTTCGCAGGATTGTGCAGGACCCGCGTTTCTTCTTCAGAATCCGTCCGGGTTTGTGGGCACTGAACGACTGTCGAGACCGTTTGCCCGAAAGCATCTTGCCGTCAGGGAAGACCCCTATTGCCAAGGTGAACGAGAACACTCACGCATACTATCAGGGGCTAATTGTCCAAGTTGGAGCTATGCGCCACATGGAGACTTTTGTGCCATTACAGGACAAGAACAAGCCGTTCATGCAACAAACCTTGGCATCGGTTGCAACTGTCCCGGTGATGTACAAGTTCACGTATGACGAGACGCTGAGAAAGGCTCAGACTGTGGACGTCGTGTGGTTCAACGAAAGGAAGATGCCCGAGGCTTTCTTTGAGGTCGAGAACTCGACGGATATGCTGAATGCGCTGTCAAAGTTCGTGCAGTTGCAGGACTTCGCAGCTCGCTTCTTCATTGTAGCTGACGCCTTGCGGAAGCGCGAATTCACGGACAAGGTCGCTCTGACGGCATTCGGCGATGTGTGCAATCGAGTTCTGTTTGAAAGCTATGAACATATCGCAGATCTGCATGCGAAGCTAACAGAGTTGGCTATGCTCGAACAAGGCGAGGGCCAAACGCTTTAGCACACTGCTCGGCTTCTCCTGCTGCTGGCGTCCGCGCGAGGGCGTACTTCTACTCGGATCGGGGCGTCGAATTGGACAGGTTCAATCGGAGCATCCAGAACTGCTTGGTGGGGGTTCGTTCAGGGGTTGACAGTCAGCAGGACTGAGTGGGTACGGACCGCAATGGAGTTGGGATAACCGATGCGGATGTAGCCGAAGTACAGGGTGACCTTGCCGGGAGCGACAGCGCGAAAGGTCCAGACCTCGGTTCTTGCGACGGTCTCCTTGGCATCTGGTTGATCCAGGAGCTGTACCTTCGTTTTGTCGGTGGCCAGCAGATCCCACCGGAATGCCGGATCGGCACTGCTGTCGAGCGTGACCGTGAAGGTTTCGCCGACATGCGCCTGGACTCCAGGGATGGGCTTGAGGGATTTCTTGACCATCGGGATGATGACGACGAGGACGAGGGCGATCAGCGCAAAGGTCAGGACCTGCTTCACGGCATCTGTCATTTTCATAGTGGACAGTATATGCAGATGCCGCCGAAAAGCATGGCCATGCGAGGCCTGGTGTCTCGAAAGAGCGTGGTCGGAGACTGCACGGGAGGGTGTATGACCACGCCCCGCAGTGGCAGGCTGCGGGGCGGTTCAGGTTTCGTGATTGTTCTACTTGACGGTGACCGTGATGGTCCTGGTCTTGACAGGAGGGACGCTCTCCCAGAGACGGGCGTAGGCCAGCGTGATGGTGGTCGTTCCCTTGCCGACGGCCTTGAACGTGAAGGTGTCCGTGCCGCCCCCTCCAACGACCTGGGGGTCGCGGGCCTCTGCTTCATACGTATTGCCGACGAACGTGACCACCGTCTTGTCGCCGATGGTCTGGCTCCAGTTGTACCCAGTGGTGGCGTTGGCATCCAGTGCGATGGTGAACGTCTTTCCGGCGGCCGTCTCAAACGTATCCCCGGTGACCTGGTCTCCTCCGGAGGCTCGGGTCAGCACAAGGGTGACGACTACGGCGGCAACCGCCACCACAGTCACGATAACAGCCAGCATGCTCCTCTTCATAATCTCATCTCCTTGAACCGGTCGGTGTCCCCGACGCGTCACCCCTAGGACGTACGGAGTGCCGACACGGTTCCCGGGACTACTGTGTCGTCAGTGGACTCTGGTCCAACATCAGGTATCCTGATACAATCAAGGCGGAGGTGTATCATGGCGACAGACGAACTTCACGGCAAGTCAGCACGGCTGGTCGACCTGATTGTGGTTCAGCCAGGGGCGATTGTCAGCAAGACGCTGATCGAGCAGCCGACAGGGACCGTCACGCTGTTCGCGTTCGACAAGGGGCAGAAGCTGAGTGAACACACGGCCCCATTCGACGCGTTGGTGAGCGCACTGCAGGGGAGTGTCGACATTATCCTGGACGGCGTGCATCACACACTGGCAGCGGGCGACGCCATCGTCATGCCGGCCGGCATCGTCCATGCCGTCGATGCGCTGGAGCCCTGCGTGTGGCTCCTTACCATGATACGCTCCTGAAGCGCTGACATGCGAGAGGACCATGCGCACGGCAAGGACCGGTCCACGCGGGCCGGGCGAACGCCTAAGCCTAGGACGGGCACTCCGCCGGGAACGCTGACTGTTCCGCCTGCAGATGCCGTGATTCCACCGACCCATATCCGGGTCCTGTGGTATGACCAGGACCACTGCGAGGAGCAGGAGTCCGGAGAAGCCCGTATCTGCGCCGCCTACGCTGGCCGGGCAGGGACCACCTGGATCGATGTCACCGGTGTCGGTGACCCGGCGGTCCTGCAGGAGCTAGGGCGGACGTATGGCCTGCATCCTCTTGCACTCGAAGACATCCAGAACCTGCGGGAGCGCCCGAAGGTGGAGACGTATGAAGGCCAGAAGTTCGTGGTGTTTCGGCTTGCCCGCATCAGCGGCAGCGTGTCCATGGAGCAGGTCTCAGCGTTTCTCGTGGGGTCCACGCTGATCACGTTCCAGGAGGACCCGATCGACCCATGGGAGGCCGTGCGTACAGCCATTCGCGGAGGGGCGGGCCGGCTGCGGTCCGCAGGTGCCGATTACCTGCTCTACTCGCTCATCGACGTCGCTCTGGATGAGGTCTTCCCTGTCCTCGAGCAGCTGGGGGACCAGCTTGAGGACCTTGAGCAGTCGGTCATCGACAATCCGACGCCGGAGACGCTAAGTGTTATCTTCAGTCTGAAGAGGGAACTCCTCATGCTGCGTAAGACGGTGTGGCCGGAGCGTGAGGTCGTCCTTGGATTGCAGCAGGACCTGTCGGGATTGATCAAGGACGAGACCAAGCTATACCTCCGGGACGCCTACGACCACGCGGTCCAGCTGATGGACATGCTGGAGACCTACCGTGACCTGGCCTCGAACATGCTTGATGCATACCTTTCATCGCTCAGCAACAGGATGAACGATATCATGAAAACGTTGACGATCATCTCGACCATCTTTGTGCCCCTGACGTTCATCGTAGGCCTGTACGGCATGAACTTCCGCTACTTCCCCGAGATCGAGTGGCGCTATGGCTACCTGTTTGTATGGGTGGTCATGGCCGTCGTGGTCATCATCCTCTTCAGGTACTACAGGCGCAAACACTGGATGTGACGTCGTCGCAGGGCTTTCACCCGTTCTCGCCGCCTGTTCGTTCGCGAACAATGGAGTAGAATGTCCAAGTAATAATCATGGCCGGAGGGCCAGTATCGATGGAGGTGTGTGCATGATCGAAAACGTCGCAAAGTTCCTGGAGGAACGGCTTGGCGGGGAGCAGTACGCCAAGCTCAGCAGGATCTCAAATGGGAAGTTGTACGATTTCATTGCCCACTTCATCAAGGTGCTCGATCCAGCAAGCGTCTTCGTCTGTGATGACTCGACCCAGGATCTTTCCTACATCAGCGAGAAAGCGATCCACGATGGTGAGGAGCAACATCTGGCTATAAACGGCCATACGATCCACTTCGATTCGCCTCTCGACCAGGGCCGCGACAAGGAGCACACGAACATCCTGGTGGATCCTGGAGAAGAGATGGGTCCCAGGATCTCGACGCGTGACCGCACCGAGGGTCTCAGGGACATCGGCGAGGTCCTGGATGGTATCATGCGTGGACGTCAGATGCTGATCGTCTTCGCTACGCTGGGGCCCAACGGTTCCGAGTTCGCTATCCCCGCAGTTCAGCTTACCGACAGCCCCTACGTCGCACATTCGGAGAAACTGCTGTATCGGCCAGGCTATGAGGAGTTTGTCCGTCAGGGTGAACAGGCGCACCTTTTCAAGTTTGTGCATGCTGAGGGCGAGCTGACCGAGAGCAAGACGACGAAGAATATCGACAAGCGCCGTATCTACATCGATCTCAAGGACGACATGGTCTACAGTGCCAACACGCAGTACGCCGGCAACACGCTGGGCATGAAGAAGATGGCCATGCGCCTCGCCATCCACCGTGGGTCGCAGGAAGGCTGGTTGTGCGAGCATATGCTGGTCATGGGCATCCACGGGCCTCATGATCGTGTCACCTACTTCACGGGCGCGTTCCCTTCAATGTGTGGCAAGACGTCGACCGCCATGCTGGACGGCGAGAGCATCGTTGGCGACGACATCGCCTATCTCCGCAAGATCGATGGCATCGTGCGAGCAGTCAACTGCGAGCACGGCATGTTTGGCATCATCCTGGGCGTCAACAGCAAGGACGACCCTATCCAGTGGAAGGCACTGCATGCACCCGGTCATCAGGTCATCTTCAGCAACGTCCTCAGGACGGATGACGGTGGCGTCTACTGGGAAGGCAAGGACGCGGCGGTCCCGGAGCACGGCGTCAACTATAGGGGCGAGTGGACCCCGGGCAAGGTCGACAACGATGGCAAGCCCGTGCCCGCTTCTCATGCAAATGCCCGCTTCACGTTGGGCCTGGAGATGCTCGAGAACCTGGACAAGAACGCCGACCATCCTGACGGCATCGAGGTCAGCGCATATGTCTACGGCGGTCGCGATTCGGACACGTGGGTTCCCGTACAGGAGTCCATCGACTGGGCCAACGGCATCGTCGCCTTTGGGGCTTCCATCGAGTCCGAGACGACCGCTGCAACCATCGGCAAGGCCGGTATACGCCAGCACAACCCGATGTCCAACCTGGACTTCCTGTCGGTCCCGCTCGGCAAGTACCTCCAGATCAACGTCGATTTCGCCAGGGGGGCCAGGCGGCTGCCGAAGATCTTCGGCGTCAACTACTTCCTCAAGAGCCGCGATGGCAAATTCCTCAACGGGAAGAACGACAAGAAGGTCTGGTACAAGTGGATGGAGTTGCGCTGCAACGGTGACGTCAAGGCCGTCAAGACTGCGACAGGCTGGATCCCGGAGTACCGGGACCTTGTCCCGCTGTTTGGGGACATTATCGGTCGCGAGTACACGCACGAGGAGTACGAGGCCGAGTTCTCGCTCCGCATCCCCGAGAACCTGAGCAAGATCGATCGCGTCATCGAGAGCTGGAAGAACAACACGCACGACACCCCCGAGGTCCTGTTCACCGAGCTCGAGGCTCAGCGTGCGCGTCTGCTGGAAGCGCAGGAGACCTTCGGCGACGAGGTCAGGCCGTCGCAGTGGAGTGTCATCGCCTAGCCCTGTGACATTGCTGTAACACTGGGGACAGGTCATATTGGTGTTGCAGCGCCCCTCCACACGGAGGGGCGCTCTCGTCATTTCTGACCGATCCCTTCTCGCCAGAGACGGGCTCGCCTGTCAGTGTCATCGGTGTTGACCCCGGGGCGTGCTGGTGCTAGATTGGCTGGAAGCGCACTGGTGGGAGGTTCGCATGGAATCGTCCTATACGGCACCATTTGCACAGGCATACAATCAACGATGGACCGGGTTTGTGACGCTGGTCGGGCCGAGATTGCGGACCCTGTACGAGCAGGTCTGTCCGAAGGGCGAGCGGTCGCTGCTCGACGTCTGCTGTGGCACTGGCCAGTTGGCGCTCCAGTTCCTGCAGGCAGGGTATGTCGTGACGGGTCTGGACAATTCGGAACCGATGCTGGCCCATGCGCGCATCAATTGCGCTTCGTTCGTCTCTTCTGGCGAGGTGTCCTTTGTCCAGGGTGACGCGGCAGATTTCTCGCTGTCCTCGCGGTTTGGGCTCGCCGTGTCGACATTCGACGCCCTCAACCATCTGTCGGGCATCGACGCCTTGCTGTCCTGTTTTGCCTGTGTGCACCAATGCCTGCTGCCGGGAGGCCTGTTTGCGTTTGACCTCAATACGATGATGGGACTGCGACGCTGGAACAATGTGACTGTGGAGGATGCCCTGGACGCGATGGTTATCAACCGCGGCATGTACGACGAAGACAAGCGTCAGGGGCGCATCAAGATCTCCGGATTCGTTCGGCAGGAGTCGGGAAGCTGGCTTCGCTTCGACGAGACATTCGTGGAAAGCGCGTGGTCGGTGCGAGAGGTGACCACAGCTCTGCTGGAGGTCGGGTTCAGTGCGGTCTATCAGGCGCGTGCCGCAGACCTGACCGTACCTCTTGCCGACCCGGAGTCCGAACCTCGTGTCTTCTTCGTGGCTCGCGTGTAACAGAATTGAGGTCTGTCCCCATCGTCTTGCGGAAGGTGCAGAACCGGCCCCATGCCAAGACGGGGCCGGTTGTTGTTCCATGAGAACAAGAAGCAGCTAGAGGGATAGGATAATTTGTTTGGCGCGTGGGATCTTGGCGGACGACATGGACAGTTCGTCGATGCCCATGGCGATGAGAACGGGGATGGCCCTCGGATCTCCCGCCAGTTCACCACAGACGCCCACCCACTTGGCATGGGTGTGGGCTGCCTCGATGGTCATGTGGATGAGTGATAGCACGGCTGGGTGCAGCGGCTGATATAGGTAGTTGAGGTCGCGGTTCGTTCGGTCGGCGGCAAATGTATACTGTGTCAGGTCGTTGGTGCCGATGGAGAAGAAGTCGACTCTATCGGCAAGACGCTCGGCATCCAGTGCCGCAGACGGGATTTCTATCATGATGCCGACCTGCAGGTCGTGGTCGTACGCGGCCCCTTCTGCGTCCAATTCGTCACGCACGCTCTGGAGAAGAAGGTTGGCTTGTCCGATCTCCTCGGCGACGGCAATCATTGGGTACATGATCCGCGCCGTGCCGGCCGTGCTGGCCCGCAGAATGGCGCGCAGCTGGGTCTTGAACAGCGTTGGTCTGCGCAGGCCAAGGCGAGTCGCGCGTACGCCGAGGTACGGGTTGGTCTCCGGGGGCAGGTGCAGGTACGGGATCCGCTTGTCTCCTCCGATATCGAGAGTCCGGATGATGACGGGTTTGCTGCCAAAGGCGGTGAGAACGGAACGGTATGCTTCGACCTGCTCTTCCTCGGTGGGAGGGCTGTCGCGGTCGAGGAACAGGAACTCCGTGCGATACAGGCCGACCCCGTTCGCGCCGAACTGCAGGGCTGTGGCGACGTCACCGGGGCCACCGATGTTGGCAGAGACTTCAATGCGCTTACCACTCCCGAGGATGGCTTCCCTGTCCTTGTACTGCGAAAGATGATCCTGTTCGGCTGCTAGGGCGTGGGCATGCTCTTCGAGGATAGCACGTTCCTCGGGAGTGGGGTCCAGAACAACTGTTCCAGCGGCCCCGTCGACGCCGAGGCGTGTCTGTTCGTCGATGCTCGCAAGCGCCGTGCCCAGGCCGACGACAGCAGGTATTCCCAGCGTCTGAGCCAGGATAGCAGTGTGGTTCGTCGTACTGCCCTGCTCCGTGACGAAGGCAAGAACGTTCCTGCGGTCGATCGAGGCTGTGTCCGCGGGTGTCAGGTCGCGAGCGACGACAATGGCGGGGTAGGGCAGTGCCCGCAGATCGGCCTTGGACATCCCCGAGATGACGTCGTCCGGGCGATAGATGTACACTCGGCCGATGGCAATACCTGCTGACGCAGGGATTCCTCTGAGTGTACTCATAAACCTGACCCGGAACGTGCAACACTAGAAGCCGGC carries:
- a CDS encoding cupin domain-containing protein; this translates as MATDELHGKSARLVDLIVVQPGAIVSKTLIEQPTGTVTLFAFDKGQKLSEHTAPFDALVSALQGSVDIILDGVHHTLAAGDAIVMPAGIVHAVDALEPCVWLLTMIRS
- a CDS encoding class I SAM-dependent methyltransferase, which gives rise to MESSYTAPFAQAYNQRWTGFVTLVGPRLRTLYEQVCPKGERSLLDVCCGTGQLALQFLQAGYVVTGLDNSEPMLAHARINCASFVSSGEVSFVQGDAADFSLSSRFGLAVSTFDALNHLSGIDALLSCFACVHQCLLPGGLFAFDLNTMMGLRRWNNVTVEDALDAMVINRGMYDEDKRQGRIKISGFVRQESGSWLRFDETFVESAWSVREVTTALLEVGFSAVYQARAADLTVPLADPESEPRVFFVARV
- the corA gene encoding magnesium and cobalt transport protein CorA, with the protein product MREDHAHGKDRSTRAGRTPKPRTGTPPGTLTVPPADAVIPPTHIRVLWYDQDHCEEQESGEARICAAYAGRAGTTWIDVTGVGDPAVLQELGRTYGLHPLALEDIQNLRERPKVETYEGQKFVVFRLARISGSVSMEQVSAFLVGSTLITFQEDPIDPWEAVRTAIRGGAGRLRSAGADYLLYSLIDVALDEVFPVLEQLGDQLEDLEQSVIDNPTPETLSVIFSLKRELLMLRKTVWPEREVVLGLQQDLSGLIKDETKLYLRDAYDHAVQLMDMLETYRDLASNMLDAYLSSLSNRMNDIMKTLTIISTIFVPLTFIVGLYGMNFRYFPEIEWRYGYLFVWVVMAVVVIILFRYYRRKHWM
- the ptsP gene encoding phosphoenolpyruvate--protein phosphotransferase; translated protein: MSTLRGIPASAGIAIGRVYIYRPDDVISGMSKADLRALPYPAIVVARDLTPADTASIDRRNVLAFVTEQGSTTNHTAILAQTLGIPAVVGLGTALASIDEQTRLGVDGAAGTVVLDPTPEERAILEEHAHALAAEQDHLSQYKDREAILGSGKRIEVSANIGGPGDVATALQFGANGVGLYRTEFLFLDRDSPPTEEEQVEAYRSVLTAFGSKPVIIRTLDIGGDKRIPYLHLPPETNPYLGVRATRLGLRRPTLFKTQLRAILRASTAGTARIMYPMIAVAEEIGQANLLLQSVRDELDAEGAAYDHDLQVGIMIEIPSAALDAERLADRVDFFSIGTNDLTQYTFAADRTNRDLNYLYQPLHPAVLSLIHMTIEAAHTHAKWVGVCGELAGDPRAIPVLIAMGIDELSMSSAKIPRAKQIILSL
- a CDS encoding phosphoenolpyruvate carboxykinase (GTP), coding for MIENVAKFLEERLGGEQYAKLSRISNGKLYDFIAHFIKVLDPASVFVCDDSTQDLSYISEKAIHDGEEQHLAINGHTIHFDSPLDQGRDKEHTNILVDPGEEMGPRISTRDRTEGLRDIGEVLDGIMRGRQMLIVFATLGPNGSEFAIPAVQLTDSPYVAHSEKLLYRPGYEEFVRQGEQAHLFKFVHAEGELTESKTTKNIDKRRIYIDLKDDMVYSANTQYAGNTLGMKKMAMRLAIHRGSQEGWLCEHMLVMGIHGPHDRVTYFTGAFPSMCGKTSTAMLDGESIVGDDIAYLRKIDGIVRAVNCEHGMFGIILGVNSKDDPIQWKALHAPGHQVIFSNVLRTDDGGVYWEGKDAAVPEHGVNYRGEWTPGKVDNDGKPVPASHANARFTLGLEMLENLDKNADHPDGIEVSAYVYGGRDSDTWVPVQESIDWANGIVAFGASIESETTAATIGKAGIRQHNPMSNLDFLSVPLGKYLQINVDFARGARRLPKIFGVNYFLKSRDGKFLNGKNDKKVWYKWMELRCNGDVKAVKTATGWIPEYRDLVPLFGDIIGREYTHEEYEAEFSLRIPENLSKIDRVIESWKNNTHDTPEVLFTELEAQRARLLEAQETFGDEVRPSQWSVIA